GCCGCGCCGCTTCTTTTGCCCCGGCCGCGGTAATGACGATTTTCGCGCCGGCGGCTTTGCCTATGACCTGCGGCAAAGCGCTGGCGTGATCGTTCTCCACATGGTTAACCACTATATAGTCGATTTTTTCCGGCGGCACGATTGAGGAAATCCGCGCCAGCAACTCATCGGCAAAAGTATTTTTCACTAAATCGACCAAGCAGATTTTCTCGTCAACGATCAAATAAGCGTTGTAGGTTACGCCGCGCCCCGTGGTAAACCCGTGAAAGTCCCTCAGTTTCCAGTCTTTGCAGCCGACATAATATATGCCTTTAGCCAATTCTATTTGCTTGATAAAAATCACTTCCTAACTGAAAATAAAGACGCCGCTCATATACGTCGTCTTTATTTTAATCAAGTTAGGCTAAAATGTCAATAATATTGCCGGGGAAATTGCCAAGCGGCGCGGGAGCTGGTTCGACGGATTCGGTCATTTTCAATATGTCCTGCCCGGACTGTTCGGCCAGATCGAGCGCCATTTTCATTATGCTGAAGCTGGCCTGTTCTTTTACGGATTGATACTTCATTTTGACAGCCATGTCAACGATTGGATCCAAGCCCAAAGTTATCACCTCCCTATCTATATATCGTATGAAAAGGATTTTTTATTAAGGGGATCTTGAATCAACGAAATCAACGGTTTTCCCATTCTGTAAGCAATGTTTCCCATTCCGCCGTAAGGGAATCGATGCCGGCTTTTTGCCGGGCATATTCCGTGGAGAGGGCGCGGCTGGCGGCGAAATCGGCGTGTTCCGCCGGATCGGACAGGCGCTTTTCCAAGACCAAAAGCAAACCCTCTTGTTCGCGCAGGGACAATTCCACCGCCGCCAACCGCCTTTCCACGCTGCGCGTTTTGGGGCTTTCCTTGACGGTTTTTGCCGCCGCCCGCGCCAGCGCGGGCGGCGGCATATCTTTGGGGCGCGCGTTTTTTTGCTCGCGGCAATAGCTGTAGTTGCCGGGATAATCGAAAAGCCTGCCGCCTTCAATTTCCCATACCCGCCCGGCTATCCGGTCAATGAAATAGCGGTCATGGCTGACCAGCAACATGCCGCCGCCCCATTGCCGGAGGGCTTCCTCTACCGCCGCGCGGGCGGCGGCGTCCAAATGGTTCGTCGGCTCGTCCAGCAAAAGAAAATTCGCCCCGCCGAGCAAAAGGCGCAAAAGAGCCAGCCGCGCCCTTTCGCCGCCGGAGAGGTCTTCGAGTTTTTTAAATACATCGCCGCCGCGAAACAGCATGCCGCCCAAAAATGTTCGGGCCTGCTCCTCGGATAGGCCGAAACCGGCGAGTATGTTTTCCAGAATGTTTTCCCCGCCGGACAAGCCCTCATGTCCTTGCGAGAAATAGCCGACCTTTACCCGCCCGCCCGCCGTTACGCGCCCGGACAGGGCGGGCAGGATGCCGGCTATGGTTCTTAAAAGAGTGGTCTTGCCGGCGCCGTTACGTCCGATGACCGCTATCTTCTCGCCTTTTTGGATGGTAAAATCAATGTCTTTTAAAAGCGGGCAGCCGTACCCTACCGTTAATTTTTCCAGCGTCAATAGCCGGTCGGAACATTCGGGCGGAACCGGCAGTTTAAGTTTTAAGCCGTCCGAAGGCGATGCGGGGGCGACCCTTTCCAGCCGGTCAAGCTGCGCTTGCCGCCCGCGAGCCTGCCGGCTTTTGATGCCGGCTTTGTTGCGCCTTATATATTCTTCGGTTTTTTTTATATGCGCGGCTTGTTTTTCCCAAGCCGCCGCTTGTGTTTTGTCTTCCGTTTCTTTTTGTTTTTCATACAGGCTGTAATTGCCTTTGTAGATTTTTACCCGTCCCGCTTCCAGGAGCGCGATCTTGTCCACCGTCCGGTCAAGAAAATAACGGTCATGCGAAACCAGGAGCAGCCCGCCTTTAAATTCGCGCAGATATCCTTCCAGCCATTCGGCCATGGCTATGTCCAAATGGTTGGTGGGCTCGTCCAAAAACAAAAAATCCGGTTCGCCGAGAAGCGCCGCCGCCAAAAGCATCCGCGTTTTCTGCCCGCCGGAAAAATCTTTTGCCCGCCGGCGCAGGTCTTCGTCGGAAAACCCTAGGACGAAAGCCGCCTTGCGCGCCTTCAGTTCGTGATCGTAACCGCCTTGCCGTTCATAGTCCTGCCTGAGATCGGAATATCGGGCAAGAAGTTTCCCCCGGGCGCGCTCGTCGGGCTGCCCGC
The Acidaminococcales bacterium genome window above contains:
- a CDS encoding ABC-F family ATP-binding cassette domain-containing protein, whose translation is MSILAENLTKCFGGKEIFRQVNLRLEKGAKIGLIGNNGAGKTTLMRCILGLDEYDGGRVFSDPAAKIGYAAQDARPADGSLWEELTASRQELFALSRQIRDLEGQIGGQPDERARGKLLARYSDLRQDYERQGGYDHELKARKAAFVLGFSDEDLRRRAKDFSGGQKTRMLLAAALLGEPDFLFLDEPTNHLDIAMAEWLEGYLREFKGGLLLVSHDRYFLDRTVDKIALLEAGRVKIYKGNYSLYEKQKETEDKTQAAAWEKQAAHIKKTEEYIRRNKAGIKSRQARGRQAQLDRLERVAPASPSDGLKLKLPVPPECSDRLLTLEKLTVGYGCPLLKDIDFTIQKGEKIAVIGRNGAGKTTLLRTIAGILPALSGRVTAGGRVKVGYFSQGHEGLSGGENILENILAGFGLSEEQARTFLGGMLFRGGDVFKKLEDLSGGERARLALLRLLLGGANFLLLDEPTNHLDAAARAAVEEALRQWGGGMLLVSHDRYFIDRIAGRVWEIEGGRLFDYPGNYSYCREQKNARPKDMPPPALARAAAKTVKESPKTRSVERRLAAVELSLREQEGLLLVLEKRLSDPAEHADFAASRALSTEYARQKAGIDSLTAEWETLLTEWENR
- a CDS encoding YjfB family protein: MGLDPIVDMAVKMKYQSVKEQASFSIMKMALDLAEQSGQDILKMTESVEPAPAPLGNFPGNIIDILA